From a single Solenopsis invicta isolate M01_SB chromosome 6, UNIL_Sinv_3.0, whole genome shotgun sequence genomic region:
- the LOC105193920 gene encoding tetratricopeptide repeat protein 39C: MATAEETMKDWKIARTGISLLLNNKTEEAEALFTEHPHSFHVKAGRCFVLFMNALMTFEDDKFQQATLLLKDMERECAGDIGWLKSVKSKVFRAEETDKDYVNKLERQIVLADTQVFSAVSLFLQQELTGYVRGCWMLRKAWRVYQHAYSQISQLYRRTFGTNPCGFSPCCINPTSNGSSVQSPQSPESSEWSIPSCNGYTNNVTPVSSPSGLRSSLSMFFSLTGITSEQQTPFVEPTEVTRLMSAASFGYGIYQLCVSLLPPSVLKVIHFFGFEGNRQSGLTALMYARLGEDMRAPLATLALLWYHTIVRPFFALDGCNVKAGVVAAKQLIAECHAEFQNSALFLFFIGRMERLETNVDGALEAFGKAVEVATQREVKLLCLHEVAWCHVIRLSYDEAYRSLWQLQQQSRWSKGFYAYLAMVCCGANGKFDLLLSLYSKILPWFHETKSESQLDVFIMRRLPKIVDKETGHPYTALYYKLLVYESLYLWNALPSCSTESLRGISHGNNSLISNDDEYDPMSARNTFCCVNAGNCPGIAASCNQRSAWYIKLIKPFVFCVITSMLAMSVSHLCDKYSASASFKMIKADLGNLRSHLDTLSLEVKNVIEMRDELKSKLKEVGTVIPKMSEAILNLRNEVSEEMNLHTKNLLKALSLDTVRNMVRNELQTYDADKTGRTDYALESSGGAILSTRDTEPYSTGAPVLNLFGIPLCQQQNTPRAVIQTSVLPGECWAFKGSSGSVVIRLLGRVHVSGVSLEHISSLISPTGETATAPKDFSIWGLTDLDDKKPFSFGSFIYDNTGPPLQYFEVQNRANQAYEIIELKVHSNSGNPEYTCIYRIRVHGTLGKI; this comes from the exons ATGGCGACGGCGGAAGAGACGATGAAGGATTGGAAGATCGCCAGGACCGGCATCTCCCTGCTGCTGAATAACAAGACCGAGGAAGCTGAAGCTCTATTTACCGAGCATCCCCATAGCTTCCACGTCAAAGCCGGCCGTTGCTTTGTACTCTTCATG AATGCCCTGATGACTTTTGAAGACGACAAGTTCCAGCAAGCCACGTTACTGCTTAAGGATATGGAACGAGAATGTGCGGGCGATATAGGATGGCTGAAGTCTGTAAAAAGTAAAGTGTTTCGAGCAGAAGAGACCGAC aAGGATTACGTGAATAAGCTAGAGCGTCAAATCGTTTTAGCGGATACGCAGGTGTTTTCGGCCGTTTCGTTGTTTCTTCAACAAGAGCTAACCGGATATGTTCGCGGTTGTTGGATGCTTCGCAAAGCTTGGCGTGTTTATCAGCATGCGTATAGCCAGATCTCGCAACTGTATCGTCGCACCTTTGGTACAAATCCGTGCG GTTTTAGCCCCTGCTGCATCAATCCGACGAGTAACGGATCTTCTGTGCAAAGCCCGCAGAGTCCAGAATCTTCGGAATGGTCAATTCCATCCTGCAACGGTTATACGAACAACGTGACACCCGTATCGTCGCCATCAGGTCTGCGAAGCTCTCTATCAATGTTCTTCTCGCTCACTGGCATCACGTCCGAACAACAGACACC CTTCGTGGAACCTACGGAGGTGACACGTTTAATGTCGGCCGCAAGTTTCGGTTATGGTATATACCAGCTGTGTGTGAGCCTCTTGCCGCCGTCTGTACTGAAAGTAATTCACTTTTTCGGCTTCGAGGGTAACAGGCAATCTGGTCTTACTGCTCTTATGTACGCACGACTTGGCGAAGATATGCGCGCACCGCTTGCTAC ATTAGCTCTACTTTGGTATCACACGATTGTACGTCCGTTTTTCGCACTCGATGGATGCAATGTAAAAGCGGGCGTCGTGGCAGCGAAGCAACTGATAGCTGAATGTCATGCCGAATTTCAGAACTCtgccctttttctcttttttatcgGCAGAATGGAACGTTTGGAG ACAAATGTTGACGGGGCGCTAGAAGCGTTCGGCAAAGCTGTGGAGGTTGCGACTCAAAGGGAAGTCAAATTGTTGTGTTTACACGAGGTTGCCTGGTGTCACGTAATACGCTTGAGTTACGATGAAGCGTATCGATCTTTATGGCAGTTGCAGCAACAGTCGAGGTGGTCCAAGGGCTTCTACGCGTATTTAGCTATGG TTTGTTGCGGAGCTAACGGCAAATTTGATCTTCTCCTGTCGCTGTACAGCAAAATCCTTCCTTGGTTTCACGAGACGAAAAGCGAGTCGCAACTCGACGTTTTTATTATGCGCAGGCTGCCAAAAATTGTCGATAAGGAGACCGGACATCCTTATACTGCTCTGTATTATAAATTACTCGTATACGAATCATTGTATTTGTGGAACGCCCTTCCGTCCTGTTCCACCGAATCGCTGCGGGGAATATCACATGGTAATAATAGCTTGATTTCCAATGAC GACGAGTACGACC CGATGAGCGCGCGAAATACTTTCTGTTGTGTTAACGCAGGGAATTGTCCGGGTATCGCGGCCAGTTGTAATCAACGATCCGCTTGGTACATCAAACTCATCAAACCTTTTGTTTTCTGCGTCATTACGTCAATGCTCG CGATGTCCGTGTCCCACCTTTGCGATAAATATTCCGCAAGTGCATCATTCAAAATGATCAAAGCGGATTTGGGAAACCTGAGATCTCATTTGGATACTCTCTCG TTAGAGGTGAAGAACGTAATAGAGATGCGCGATGAGCTGAAAAGTAAATTGAAGGAAGTGGGCACTGTGATTCCAAAAATGTCAGAAGCTATTCTCAACCTGAGGAACGAAGTGTCTGAGG AGATGAATCTGCATACGAAGAACCTGCTGAAGGCTCTGTCACTGGACACCGTCAGAAATATGGTGAGAAATGAACTACAGACGTACGATGCCGACAAAACTGGAAGAACGGATTACGCTCTTGAAAGTTCAG GTGGCGCAATTCTATCGACACGAGACACCGAACCTTACTCGACCGGTGCACCTGTGCTCAATCTGTTCGGCATACCGCTTTGTCAACAGCAGAATACACCCCGCGCCGTGATACAG ACCAGCGTTTTGCCGGGCGAATGCTGGGCCTTCAAAGGCAGCAGCGGCAGCGTGGTGATTCGATTACTCGGCCGTGTGCATGTATCTGGAGTTAGTCTCGAACACATCTCTTCATTGATATCCCCAACTGGAGAGACTGCCACGGCACCAAAAGATTTTTCCATTTGG GGTTTAACGGATCTGGATGATAAGAAACCTTTCTCATTTGGCAGTTTCATATACGACAACACTGGTCCGCCGTTGCAGTACTTTGAAGTCCAG aaTCGAGCGAACCAAGCATACGAGATAATTGAATTGAAAGTCCACTCTAATAGTGGTAATCCAGAGTATACATGTATCTATAGAATACGGGTGCACGGTACACTTGGTAAAATATGA
- the LOC105193921 gene encoding LOW QUALITY PROTEIN: soluble calcium-activated nucleotidase 1 (The sequence of the model RefSeq protein was modified relative to this genomic sequence to represent the inferred CDS: inserted 1 base in 1 codon): MLLSLPRGNGAFRLGLEQXSLNIDEPVHATTVIEPAARMRNGSKETMSYLRDWRQALRAPHVYRVANSSFRIQGYFLMLVLLLLSVPIVFLAYPLLHGFMCSPPSQTLSQCRYYKYNRTYPTSTPIKTSKGITYRIAIVSDLDHDSKLADKKDMWHSLMRTGSLYWNSNNNFLSVIWDDRTIVLSSSLAMKGRGMELSELVTFDGRLLAFDDRTGMIYFTEGDQVYPWVILMDGNGKNHKGFKSEWATIKDEQLYIGSMGKEWTTPSGEFEHNNPLWVKVVSPRGETHSLNWISYYKRLRQALNIEYPGYMIHESGAWSDIHKSWFFLPRRCSHERYNETRDETMSCNVMLTADENFVDIKVTHVGDINPIRGFSSFKFIPGSQDSIIIALKTEEHQGRTATYIMAFTIEGTIIMPETKIMDKKFEGLEFI; encoded by the exons ATGCTGCTGTCACTGCCTCGCGGAAATGGCGCGTTTAGGTTAGGTTTAGAGC CGTCGTTAAATATCGACGAGCCGGTACATGCCACGACTGTGATAGAACCCGCAGCGCGGATGAGGAACGGCAGTAAGGAAACCATGTCGTATTTACGTGATTGGCGGCAGGCGTTGCGCGCACCGCACGTCTACCGGGTGGCAAACAGCAGCTTTCGTATCCAGGGCTACTTCCTGATGTTGGTCCTTCTGCTTCTGAGCGTACCGATCGTCTTCCTCGCCTATCCGCTGCTGCATGGCTTCATGTGCTCGCCGCCGAGTCAGACTCTTTCCCAGTGCCGCTATTACAAGTACAACCGAACGTACCCTACCTCAACGCCCATCAAAACCTCCAAGGGCATTACCTACCGGATAGCGATAGTGAGTGACCTTGATCATGATTCCAAGCTTGCAGACAAGAAGGACATGTGGCATAGTCTTATGAGAACCGGCAGCCTCTACTGGAAttcaaataacaattttctaTCTGTTATCTGGGACGACAGAACTATTGTACTGTCTTCGTCATTGGCTATGAAGGGACGAGGAATGGAGCTATCAGAATTAGTGACTTTTGATGGCCGTCTATTAGCCTTTGATGATCGTACAGGAATGATATATTTCACTGAGGGCGATCAAGTTTATCCATGGGTTATTTTAATGGATGGCAATGGTAAAAATCATAAAG GATTTAAATCCGAATGGGCGACTATCAAAGATGAACAACTGTACATTGGCAGTATGGGAAAGGAATGGACTACACCATCTGGTGAATTTGAACATAACAATCCATTATGGGTTAAAGTAGTGTCACCACGTGGCGAGACACATTCTCTCAATTGGATCTCATACTACAAACGATTAAGGCAAGCGCTTAACATCGAATATCCAG GTTATATGATACATGAATCCGGAGCTTGGAGCGATATACATAAAAGCTGGTTCTTTTTGCCTAGAAGATGCTCTCATGAGCGTTATAATGAAACACGTGATGAAACGATGAGTTGCAATGTCATGTTGACTGCGGATGAAAACTTTGTTGATATTAAA GTTACTCATGTTGGAGATATAAATCCAATCAGAGGATTTTCCAGTTTTAAATTCATTCCTGGTTCACAAGATTCTATTATAATAGCTTTGAAAACAGAAGAACATCAAGGGCGGACCGCTACATATATTATGGCCTTTACGATAGAAGGAACGATAATAATGCCCGAAACTAAAATAatggataaaaaatttgaaggaCTAGAATTTATATGA